A window of Rutidosis leptorrhynchoides isolate AG116_Rl617_1_P2 unplaced genomic scaffold, CSIRO_AGI_Rlap_v1 contig99, whole genome shotgun sequence genomic DNA:
TAGATCGCTGCATATTTATTTATCGGACGAGCAGTGTGATAGGGCGCTAATCGTTCGGAGAGCCGACGTATTTTTTTGGGAGTGTAGGCGGGAAGCCATCTACCTCATACCTCGGGTGGATGAGTTTATAGAGATGATGGGGTTTGGGTTAGTTTCGACCGTAGGTTATATGGAGTATGGCCATCATCTCCTGACAGCACTCGCCGAACGTTGGAGGCCCGAAACTCACAGTTTCCACCTATGCGTAGGCGATGCCACCATCACGCTCGAAGATGTGGAGGTATTACTGGGTCTGC
This region includes:
- the LOC139885535 gene encoding protein MAINTENANCE OF MERISTEMS-like; protein product: MAQRSSWIPQGLKEEDLLWFQPQHRSLHIYLSDEQCDRALIVRRADVFFWECRREAIYLIPRVDEFIEMMGFGLVSTVGYMEYGHHLLTALAERWRPETHSFHLCVGDATITLEDVEVLLGLRTDGLPVTDRESYPADIAGYL